A window of Pyrobaculum aerophilum str. IM2 contains these coding sequences:
- a CDS encoding DUF5752 family protein, which yields MKLGAKALDTSGRGEPFKFYTAYYLSFYSKKRARTLRELLEGIKIADKNTLFHHLFHTIRSKHLIPPRYSNDFARWVGEEVGDEELAAALSDISGAEPATIEDIRKEIIAIMEPYADDRRGKSEFVFVAMEPVVIETDYVARTLGDFLDLIEVVPGESVIYHFVTRRVLEGTGRNDFSIWLEKNFGLTEVAAALSKIDPLMYNSEEALRRDIIKTLKKWLL from the coding sequence GTGAAACTTGGGGCTAAGGCCCTAGACACTTCAGGTCGGGGTGAGCCGTTTAAATTCTACACTGCCTACTATCTCTCATTTTATAGCAAAAAACGGGCGAGAACATTAAGAGAACTATTAGAAGGCATAAAGATCGCTGATAAAAACACCTTATTTCACCACTTATTTCATACAATTCGATCAAAACACTTAATACCTCCTAGATATTCCAACGACTTTGCCCGCTGGGTCGGCGAAGAGGTAGGAGATGAGGAACTTGCTGCAGCGCTTTCGGATATCTCTGGCGCAGAGCCGGCAACAATTGAGGATATTAGGAAAGAAATTATTGCTATAATGGAGCCTTATGCTGATGATAGGCGTGGAAAGTCGGAGTTTGTTTTCGTAGCCATGGAGCCTGTGGTGATAGAAACTGACTATGTCGCTAGGACACTTGGCGACTTTCTAGATCTAATAGAAGTTGTGCCCGGAGAGTCTGTGATTTACCACTTTGTCACAAGAAGGGTGTTAGAAGGCACTGGCCGTAACGACTTCTCCATTTGGCTAGAGAAAAACTTCGGGCTGACCGAAGTTGCCGCTGCGTTGAGCAAAATAGATCCATTGATGTACAACAGTGAGGAAGCGCTTAGGAGAGACATAATTAAGACGTTGAAAAAGTGGTTGCTATGA
- a CDS encoding (Fe-S)-binding protein, producing MASWITTLRNLIVDSLEKSWLPLPISPEICESWKKGLPSDESGIVLYTSCMYHLAPLIEKAVENLEKFGVTEGGVRSRLAGVAAKIAGSVILRPDPAEIERANQVMRKIYDMLTKSGVRIRLLDREIYSGALLYELGFEREFATYAQKAAKYFMERGVKEVITVDPHTHHLLQAVYPKFVPGLNIKVHSYLDLMKSNGVSIKGFVIHDSCLYARFLGKYGKIRELLSPGQPVEDPYYTGRDTAGCCGGPIESIFPDVAKKVAGVRVRDLSKLSKDVVVQCPICYVNLKRASNGVKLYYLPEVLL from the coding sequence GTGGCGAGTTGGATTACAACCCTCCGCAACCTCATAGTAGACTCGCTGGAAAAGTCCTGGCTGCCTCTCCCCATAAGTCCCGAAATATGCGAATCTTGGAAAAAGGGGTTGCCCTCTGACGAGTCCGGCATAGTGCTCTACACCTCGTGTATGTACCACCTGGCTCCTCTAATAGAAAAGGCTGTGGAAAACCTCGAAAAATTCGGCGTTACTGAAGGCGGAGTGAGAAGCAGACTCGCCGGAGTGGCCGCGAAAATTGCAGGGAGTGTTATACTCCGACCTGACCCCGCCGAAATTGAGCGGGCAAACCAAGTGATGAGGAAAATATACGACATGCTCACTAAAAGCGGGGTGAGGATTAGGCTGTTAGATAGAGAGATTTACTCGGGGGCTTTACTCTACGAGCTAGGCTTTGAAAGAGAATTTGCGACGTATGCCCAGAAGGCGGCTAAATACTTCATGGAGAGGGGAGTTAAGGAGGTGATAACAGTGGATCCCCACACGCACCACCTCTTACAAGCTGTCTATCCCAAATTCGTACCTGGGCTTAATATCAAGGTGCACAGCTACTTAGATCTCATGAAAAGCAACGGGGTTTCAATAAAGGGTTTTGTAATCCACGACTCTTGTCTTTACGCCAGATTTCTCGGAAAATACGGGAAAATCAGGGAATTGCTCTCGCCGGGGCAGCCAGTTGAAGACCCCTATTACACCGGGAGAGACACAGCCGGATGTTGCGGGGGCCCAATTGAGTCAATATTCCCGGACGTGGCGAAAAAAGTGGCCGGAGTTAGAGTTAGAGATTTGTCAAAGCTTTCAAAAGACGTCGTAGTCCAATGCCCCATTTGTT
- a CDS encoding HAD hydrolase family protein, which yields MDIALFADYDGTLALPEKAREERPLPPSLEEALRKLAALMPFAVVTTKDCQFVMKRVPFASAYACINGIEIHAAGYVAVAADVKYDAVESLYRKATGLNALVEPKRTWRGDIAGFTIDWRDSGIPPPGLEELVREASGLGIRVVKYSRHPFLDFYGSNVDKGNAVRILKALLGVKHVVYMGDSENDIPAWREADIKILVRHSLNRGLSIEGVIPIDYEHLPAYLQEVAKNVTDIKG from the coding sequence GTGGACATAGCGCTATTCGCCGATTACGACGGAACACTGGCTTTACCAGAAAAGGCGAGAGAAGAGAGGCCGCTCCCTCCCTCGTTAGAAGAAGCGTTGAGAAAACTCGCCGCGTTAATGCCATTTGCGGTAGTGACGACTAAAGACTGCCAATTTGTTATGAAAAGAGTGCCCTTCGCCTCTGCCTATGCGTGTATTAACGGAATTGAGATCCATGCGGCGGGATACGTGGCCGTGGCCGCAGACGTCAAATACGACGCTGTGGAAAGTCTGTACAGAAAGGCTACGGGATTAAACGCCCTTGTAGAGCCTAAAAGGACGTGGCGTGGGGATATAGCCGGTTTTACAATTGACTGGCGAGATAGCGGAATTCCGCCGCCGGGCCTGGAGGAGTTGGTTAGGGAGGCCTCGGGACTTGGGATAAGGGTAGTGAAGTACTCCAGACACCCCTTTTTAGACTTCTACGGCTCTAATGTCGACAAGGGCAATGCCGTGCGCATTTTAAAGGCCCTTCTGGGAGTAAAACACGTAGTGTATATGGGCGATAGCGAAAACGACATCCCAGCGTGGAGAGAAGCCGATATAAAAATCCTCGTGAGGCACAGCCTCAACCGCGGCCTCTCAATAGAGGGGGTTATCCCAATTGACTATGAACACCTGCCCGCGTATTTACAAGAGGTCGCCAAAAATGTAACAGATATAAAGGGATAG
- a CDS encoding glycosyltransferase, with the protein MIEKYAQFVGEEEINAIIKLAERLEDLSILHVNSTAAGGGVAEILNRMVPLMRELGLRVDWRVIKGDEEFFTVTKTFHNALQGTVSEVPEQYYAIYDKWQEINATELDLDYDVVFIHDPQPAGLIKYRKKGKWIWRCHIDLSTPHPQVWAFLKRYVSNYDLAIFHIPEFARDDLDIPQLIIPPSIDPLSPKNRELPNSAIERIVRKFDVDLDRPILLQIARFDWAKDPIGVIESYKLAKRHTPELQLVYLGSPAHDDPEGEIVYKKTVEAAGNDRDIHLLMLPPDSHIEVNAFQRAATVVMQKSIREGFGLTVSEALWKGKPVIGGKAGGIKIQVIHGVTGFLATSARTAAHYVTLLLREKELREQMGAAGREHVRRNFLITHHLRRYLMAIAYVTGRHKK; encoded by the coding sequence ATGATAGAGAAATATGCTCAATTCGTTGGCGAGGAGGAGATAAATGCAATTATAAAACTTGCTGAAAGGCTAGAGGATTTGTCAATACTCCACGTTAACTCCACGGCAGCTGGCGGCGGAGTAGCTGAGATACTTAACAGAATGGTGCCGCTTATGAGAGAACTAGGGCTTAGAGTTGACTGGAGGGTGATTAAGGGTGATGAGGAATTTTTCACAGTGACTAAGACGTTCCACAACGCGCTTCAAGGGACTGTCTCAGAAGTGCCAGAGCAGTATTACGCTATTTACGACAAATGGCAGGAAATCAACGCCACAGAATTAGACCTGGACTATGATGTGGTGTTTATTCACGACCCGCAGCCAGCTGGTTTAATAAAATACCGGAAGAAGGGGAAGTGGATTTGGAGATGTCACATAGACCTTTCAACACCGCATCCGCAAGTCTGGGCTTTCCTTAAGCGTTATGTATCTAACTACGACCTAGCCATATTCCATATCCCCGAATTCGCCAGAGACGATCTCGACATCCCACAGCTCATTATTCCGCCGTCAATAGATCCGCTCAGCCCTAAAAACAGAGAATTGCCAAATAGCGCCATAGAGAGAATTGTAAGAAAATTCGATGTAGATCTCGACCGTCCAATACTTCTGCAAATCGCCCGTTTCGACTGGGCAAAGGACCCCATCGGCGTTATAGAGAGTTATAAATTAGCAAAAAGGCACACCCCTGAATTACAATTGGTTTACCTAGGGAGTCCAGCTCACGACGACCCGGAGGGGGAAATAGTATACAAAAAAACAGTGGAGGCCGCTGGGAACGACCGCGACATTCATTTACTAATGTTGCCGCCTGATAGCCACATAGAGGTAAACGCTTTTCAGCGCGCGGCAACAGTGGTTATGCAGAAGTCAATAAGAGAGGGCTTTGGTTTAACTGTCAGCGAGGCGTTATGGAAGGGAAAGCCCGTCATAGGCGGAAAGGCCGGCGGAATAAAAATACAGGTTATACACGGCGTCACGGGCTTTTTGGCGACATCAGCTAGAACAGCAGCGCACTATGTCACACTTCTCCTCAGAGAAAAAGAATTACGAGAACAAATGGGCGCTGCAGGCAGAGAGCACGTACGCAGAAACTTCCTTATAACACACCACTTAAGACGTTATTTAATGGCCATAGCGTACGTCACCGGGAGGCACAAAAAGTAG